Proteins from a genomic interval of Ramlibacter algicola:
- a CDS encoding MaoC family dehydratase codes for MESRLYWEDLKPGTVLDLGTVSPTAEEIKAFATQFDPQPFHVDEQAGRESVFGGLCASGWHTCAMAMRLTVDNFLRNSSSMGSPGLEKLSWMKPVFPGDVLTLRHRILESRPLRSKPDIGLVRSVWEMFNQNGEQVLLMEGYGMFRRREPG; via the coding sequence ATGGAGTCGCGCCTGTACTGGGAGGACCTGAAGCCCGGCACCGTGCTCGACCTGGGCACGGTGTCGCCGACGGCGGAGGAGATCAAGGCCTTCGCCACCCAATTCGACCCGCAGCCGTTCCACGTCGACGAACAGGCCGGCCGCGAGTCCGTCTTCGGCGGCTTGTGCGCGAGCGGCTGGCACACCTGCGCGATGGCGATGCGGCTGACGGTCGACAACTTCCTGCGCAACTCGTCGAGCATGGGCTCGCCCGGGCTGGAGAAGCTGTCGTGGATGAAGCCGGTGTTCCCCGGCGACGTGCTCACCCTGCGCCACCGCATCCTCGAGTCGCGGCCGCTGCGCAGCAAGCCCGACATCGGCCTTGTGCGTTCCGTGTGGGAGATGTTCAACCAGAACGGCGAGCAGGTGCTGCTGATGGAAGGCTACGGCATGTTCCGGCGCCGCGAGCCGGGATGA
- a CDS encoding cyclic nucleotide-binding domain-containing protein, whose product MKPDAADRTDAAARLVTSVAPRRPVREELEAAGLEVLGPCIRLAQRRDLLMESALLQDFTADEVDALGSVMLHVRARPGQLLIREDDKSDWMMLLLSGTVDVGKRPVGATSQAPVQSEAARLAVLRAGAVLGEMSMLDGEPRFASCWALGDVEAAVLTREGVARLIAEQPGVGAKLLVKITQLLAQRLRNTSHQLMRHLKGER is encoded by the coding sequence GTGAAGCCGGACGCCGCCGACCGGACCGATGCCGCCGCGCGGCTCGTCACGTCGGTGGCGCCGCGCCGCCCGGTGCGCGAGGAACTGGAGGCCGCGGGGCTCGAGGTGCTCGGCCCGTGCATCCGCCTCGCGCAGCGCCGCGACCTGCTGATGGAGTCGGCCCTGCTGCAGGACTTCACGGCCGACGAGGTCGACGCCCTGGGCAGCGTGATGCTGCACGTGCGCGCCAGGCCGGGCCAGTTGCTGATCCGCGAGGACGACAAGAGCGACTGGATGATGCTGCTGCTGTCCGGCACGGTGGACGTCGGCAAGCGCCCGGTGGGTGCGACGTCGCAGGCACCGGTCCAGTCCGAAGCCGCGCGGCTGGCCGTGCTGCGCGCCGGCGCCGTGCTGGGCGAGATGTCGATGCTGGATGGCGAGCCGCGGTTCGCGAGTTGCTGGGCGCTGGGCGACGTCGAGGCCGCGGTGCTCACGCGCGAGGGCGTCGCGCGCCTGATCGCGGAGCAGCCGGGCGTGGGCGCCAAGCTGTTGGTGAAGATCACGCAGTTGCTGGCCCAGCGCCTGCGCAACACCAGCCACCAGCTGATGCGCCACCTCAAGGGCGAGCGCTGA
- a CDS encoding ABC-type transport auxiliary lipoprotein family protein translates to MIRLHRLAWVALALLLGGCAGFVDKPQRPVLFDMGPLPPLVAPAAKPEPRVAVVVPDIEASGALDSSAILYRLGYSDDHQLRAYSQSRWTAPPPQLVRQRLRQQLGRERPVLSADESAALGREGLSAIYILRLELEEFAQVFDSEARSRGVIRLRATLLANTTGGEQLVGQRSIAVEGESPTPDASGGVRAMTAATDAAAADISLWLRQVRETK, encoded by the coding sequence ATGATCCGCCTGCACCGACTCGCCTGGGTCGCGCTCGCCTTGCTGCTGGGCGGCTGCGCCGGCTTCGTCGACAAGCCGCAACGGCCCGTGCTGTTCGACATGGGCCCGCTGCCCCCGCTGGTGGCGCCTGCCGCGAAGCCGGAGCCGCGCGTGGCCGTCGTCGTGCCGGACATCGAGGCGTCGGGGGCTCTGGACAGCTCCGCGATCCTGTACCGGCTCGGCTACTCGGACGACCACCAGCTGCGCGCGTACTCGCAATCGCGCTGGACCGCGCCGCCGCCGCAACTGGTGCGCCAGCGCCTGCGCCAGCAACTCGGGCGCGAGCGGCCGGTGCTCAGCGCCGATGAAAGTGCCGCGCTGGGCCGCGAGGGGCTCAGTGCCATCTACATCCTGCGGCTGGAGCTGGAGGAGTTCGCGCAGGTGTTCGACTCGGAAGCGCGCAGCCGCGGCGTGATCCGCCTGCGCGCCACGCTGCTGGCCAACACCACGGGCGGCGAGCAGCTGGTGGGCCAGCGCAGCATCGCCGTGGAAGGCGAGTCACCGACGCCGGATGCGTCAGGCGGCGTGCGCGCGATGACCGCCGCCACCGATGCCGCCGCCGCGGACATCAGCCTGTGGCTGCGCCAGGTGCGGGAGACCAAGTGA
- a CDS encoding MlaD family protein codes for MENKAHALAAGIFVVALTVMLLVLGAWLTRDSGPRDAYEISTRESVTGLQEQAPVRYRGVDVGKVTRIGFDPKNQGNVLIRLEIGNGAPVSTDTFATLSFQGVTGLAFVQLDDSGKPAPLLQPNNDAPPRIPLRPGLLAKLTEKGEKILDQVEEITTRVNGLLDDKGGKGLPTAVANVSQAAADLSTLSRNVDQTLAAQFGPRKVDIPSLVKRTDTALASLRDTSEETRSTIHEIGVTARRLNEKDGPIDRLSEGTQALSHAADSFNAATLPRINRVTEDTTRAVRQLSRTVNNINDNPQSLIFGSGRIEPGPGEEGFVSPGGKK; via the coding sequence ATGGAAAACAAGGCCCACGCCCTCGCCGCCGGAATCTTCGTGGTGGCGCTCACGGTGATGCTGCTGGTGCTCGGTGCCTGGCTCACGCGGGATTCCGGCCCGCGCGACGCCTACGAGATCTCGACCCGCGAGTCGGTCACCGGCCTGCAGGAGCAGGCGCCCGTGCGCTACCGCGGCGTCGACGTCGGCAAGGTCACGCGCATCGGCTTCGACCCGAAGAACCAGGGCAACGTGCTGATCCGGCTGGAGATCGGCAATGGTGCGCCGGTCAGCACGGACACGTTCGCGACGCTCTCGTTCCAGGGCGTGACGGGCCTGGCCTTCGTGCAGCTGGACGACAGCGGCAAGCCGGCACCGCTGCTGCAGCCGAACAACGACGCGCCACCCCGCATCCCGCTGCGTCCGGGCCTGCTGGCCAAGCTCACGGAGAAGGGCGAGAAGATCCTGGACCAGGTCGAAGAGATCACCACGCGCGTCAACGGCCTGCTGGACGACAAGGGCGGCAAGGGCTTGCCGACGGCGGTGGCCAACGTGTCGCAGGCCGCCGCCGACCTGAGCACCCTGAGCCGCAACGTCGACCAGACGCTCGCCGCGCAATTCGGCCCGCGCAAGGTCGACATTCCGTCGCTGGTCAAGCGCACCGACACCGCGCTCGCCTCGCTGCGCGACACCTCCGAGGAAACGCGCTCGACGATCCACGAGATCGGCGTCACCGCGCGCCGCCTGAACGAGAAGGACGGCCCGATCGATCGCCTGTCCGAAGGCACGCAGGCGCTGTCGCACGCGGCCGACTCGTTCAACGCCGCCACGCTGCCGCGCATCAACCGCGTCACCGAAGACACCACGCGCGCGGTGCGCCAGCTGAGCCGGACCGTCAACAACATCAACGACAACCCGCAGTCCCTCATCTTCGGCAGCGGCCGCATCGAGCCGGGACCGGGCGAGGAGGGCTTCGTGTCGCCTGGAGGGAAGAAATGA
- a CDS encoding ABC transporter ATP-binding protein, producing the protein MEPRVQDPQQPKAATPMVEIRGLRTQFELPGRTFTVHDNLDLTVRRGEVMSLVGGSGTGKTVLLRQILGLEQPAAGEIRVLGQPRGSLGERAAASRVGMLFQHGALFSAFSVLENIAFPLRELRTLPTSLIHEAAMVKLQMVGLQPDDGAKMPSDLSGGMIKRVALARALIMDPPLLLLDEPTAGLDPDSSDGFVTLLRSLHRDLALTVIMVTHDLDTLFELSTRIAVLAEKRVIVNAPPKDVIAFQHPFIHDFFLGQRGQRAMELLREYPFAV; encoded by the coding sequence ATGGAGCCGCGCGTGCAGGACCCGCAGCAGCCGAAGGCGGCGACGCCGATGGTGGAGATCCGCGGCCTGCGCACGCAGTTCGAATTGCCCGGCCGCACGTTCACGGTGCACGACAACCTGGACCTCACGGTGCGCCGCGGCGAGGTGATGTCGCTGGTGGGCGGCTCCGGCACCGGCAAGACCGTGCTGCTGCGCCAGATCCTCGGCCTCGAGCAACCGGCCGCCGGCGAGATCCGCGTGTTGGGTCAGCCGCGCGGTTCGCTCGGCGAGCGTGCCGCCGCCAGCCGCGTGGGCATGCTGTTCCAGCACGGGGCGCTGTTCTCCGCGTTCAGCGTGCTGGAGAACATCGCGTTCCCCTTGCGTGAGTTGCGCACGCTGCCCACGTCGCTGATCCACGAGGCGGCGATGGTGAAGCTGCAGATGGTGGGACTGCAACCCGATGACGGCGCCAAGATGCCGTCGGACCTGTCGGGCGGCATGATCAAGCGCGTGGCCCTCGCGCGCGCGCTGATCATGGATCCGCCGCTGCTGCTGCTGGACGAGCCCACCGCGGGCCTGGACCCGGACAGCTCGGACGGCTTCGTCACGCTGCTGCGCTCGCTGCACCGCGACCTGGCGCTCACCGTGATCATGGTGACCCACGACCTGGACACGCTGTTCGAGCTGTCCACGCGCATCGCGGTGCTGGCCGAGAAGCGCGTCATCGTGAACGCGCCGCCCAAGGACGTGATCGCGTTCCAGCATCCCTTCATCCATGATTTCTTCCTCGGGCAACGCGGCCAGCGCGCCATGGAGCTGCTGCGCGAGTACCCGTTCGCCGTCTAG
- a CDS encoding MlaE family ABC transporter permease — protein sequence MQDPSPPRVEVAPEEGGAARARLQGAWTAGQFAEPGLLADVHAQLAGAQGAAAWDLRSVAQLDHVGAQLLWDHWGRRRPQTLDLLPGQRAVLERVEQFTNDAPARQPVGWRQRYLQFGEAVLQRVAAVKDFVRLAGQLALDTFRLAKAPHYGPWRDLSGHLYHIGATALPITALVGFLIGVVLAYLTAKQLRQFGADAFIVNILGVALIRELGPMLAAILVAGRSGSSITAQIGVMRVTDELDAMSVMGISHTFRLVLPRALALAIAMPLISIWTTLCALAGGMLASDISLDITPTFFMNALPAAVQIGNLVLATSKSVVFGLLIALIGCHYGLAVLPNTQSLGEGTTASVVTSITVVILVDALFAIAFQEVGF from the coding sequence ATGCAGGACCCCTCCCCGCCCCGCGTCGAAGTCGCACCCGAAGAAGGCGGTGCCGCCCGAGCCCGCTTGCAGGGCGCATGGACCGCCGGGCAGTTCGCCGAACCTGGCCTCCTCGCCGACGTGCATGCGCAACTGGCCGGGGCGCAAGGCGCGGCCGCGTGGGACCTGCGCTCGGTCGCGCAGCTGGACCACGTGGGCGCGCAATTGCTGTGGGACCACTGGGGGCGCCGCCGCCCCCAGACGCTGGACCTGCTGCCGGGCCAGCGCGCGGTGCTCGAGCGGGTCGAGCAGTTCACCAACGATGCGCCGGCGCGGCAGCCTGTCGGCTGGCGCCAGCGTTACCTGCAGTTCGGCGAGGCGGTCCTGCAGCGCGTCGCCGCGGTCAAGGACTTCGTGCGCCTGGCCGGCCAGCTGGCGCTGGACACGTTCCGCCTCGCCAAGGCGCCGCACTACGGACCGTGGCGCGACCTGTCCGGGCACCTGTACCACATCGGGGCGACCGCGCTGCCGATCACCGCGCTGGTGGGCTTCCTGATCGGGGTCGTGCTGGCCTATCTCACGGCCAAGCAGTTGCGGCAGTTCGGCGCCGACGCGTTCATCGTGAACATCCTGGGCGTGGCCTTGATCCGCGAGCTGGGGCCGATGCTGGCGGCGATCCTGGTCGCGGGCCGCTCCGGCTCGTCCATCACGGCGCAGATCGGCGTCATGCGCGTCACCGACGAACTCGATGCCATGAGCGTGATGGGCATCTCGCACACCTTCCGCCTCGTGCTGCCGCGCGCCCTCGCGCTCGCGATCGCGATGCCGCTGATCAGCATCTGGACGACGCTGTGCGCGCTGGCCGGCGGCATGCTGGCGTCCGACATCTCGCTGGACATCACGCCGACCTTCTTCATGAACGCGCTGCCGGCCGCGGTGCAGATCGGCAACCTGGTGCTGGCCACCAGCAAGTCGGTCGTGTTCGGGCTGCTCATCGCCCTCATCGGCTGCCACTACGGCCTGGCGGTGCTGCCGAACACGCAAAGCCTGGGCGAGGGCACGACCGCCTCGGTCGTCACCTCGATCACCGTGGTGATCCTGGTCGATGCGCTGTTCGCCATCGCGTTCCAGGAGGTGGGGTTCTGA
- a CDS encoding GMC family oxidoreductase N-terminal domain-containing protein, translating to MSDTTFDYVIIGAGTAGCLLANRLSADPKVRVLLLEAGHKDDYHWIHIPVGYLYCIGNPRTDWLFKTEPDAGLNGRALRYPRGKTLGGSSSINGMIYMRGQARDYDQWAALTGDPAWRWDQCLPYFRKHEDHHKGADDLHGAGGEWRVERQRLRWDILDAFAQAAQEAGVPATDDFNRGSNEGVGYFEVNQRSGWRWNTAKAFLRPTCYGRANFEMWTNAHVQSLVVDREGDGALRCTGARVWTGSAVVQVEAEREVILCAGSIGSPQLLQLSGIGPGELLQRHGIPVRHELPGVGENLQDHLQIRAVFKVQGVETLNTLANSWVGKARIGLQYLLTRSGPMSMAPSQLGAFTRSTPDQPWPNVEYHVQPLSLDAFGEPLHSFPAFTASVCNLNPTSRGSVRIRSPRFDEPPAIAPNYLATPEDRQVAADSLRLTRRIVQQPALQKYRPEEWRPGVQYQTDEELARLAGDIATTIFHPVGTTRMGRDDDPMAVLDSRLRVRGVDGLRVVDAGAMPTITSGNTNSPTLMLAEKAAEWIVRDAARSAG from the coding sequence GTGAGCGACACCACCTTCGACTACGTGATCATCGGCGCGGGCACGGCGGGCTGCCTGCTCGCCAACCGCCTCTCGGCCGACCCGAAGGTCCGCGTCCTGTTGCTGGAGGCTGGTCACAAGGACGACTACCACTGGATCCACATCCCGGTCGGCTACCTGTATTGCATCGGCAATCCGCGCACCGACTGGCTGTTCAAGACCGAACCCGATGCCGGCCTCAACGGCCGCGCGCTGCGCTACCCGCGCGGCAAGACGCTGGGCGGCAGCTCCAGCATCAACGGGATGATCTACATGCGCGGCCAGGCGCGCGACTACGACCAGTGGGCCGCGCTGACCGGCGACCCGGCCTGGCGCTGGGACCAGTGCCTGCCGTACTTCCGCAAGCACGAAGACCACCACAAGGGCGCCGACGACCTGCATGGCGCCGGCGGCGAGTGGCGCGTCGAACGCCAGCGCCTGCGCTGGGACATCCTCGACGCGTTCGCCCAGGCGGCGCAGGAGGCCGGCGTGCCGGCCACGGACGATTTCAACCGTGGCAGCAACGAAGGCGTCGGCTACTTCGAGGTCAACCAGCGCAGCGGCTGGCGCTGGAACACCGCCAAGGCCTTCCTGCGGCCCACATGCTACGGGCGCGCCAACTTCGAGATGTGGACCAACGCGCACGTGCAGTCGCTGGTGGTCGATCGAGAAGGCGACGGCGCGCTGCGCTGCACCGGCGCGCGCGTGTGGACCGGCAGCGCGGTTGTGCAGGTCGAGGCCGAGCGCGAAGTGATCCTGTGCGCGGGCAGCATCGGCTCGCCGCAGTTGCTGCAGCTGTCCGGCATCGGCCCGGGCGAGTTGCTGCAGCGGCACGGCATCCCCGTGCGGCACGAATTGCCGGGCGTCGGCGAGAACCTGCAGGACCACCTGCAGATCCGGGCCGTGTTCAAGGTGCAAGGCGTGGAGACGCTCAACACGCTGGCCAACAGCTGGGTGGGCAAGGCGCGCATCGGGCTGCAGTACCTGCTCACGCGCAGCGGCCCGATGAGCATGGCGCCGTCGCAACTCGGGGCGTTCACTCGCAGCACGCCCGACCAGCCGTGGCCGAACGTGGAGTACCACGTGCAGCCCCTCAGCCTGGACGCGTTCGGCGAGCCGCTGCACTCGTTCCCGGCGTTCACCGCCAGCGTGTGCAACCTCAACCCGACCAGCCGCGGCTCGGTGCGCATCCGCAGCCCGCGGTTCGACGAGCCGCCGGCCATCGCGCCGAACTACCTCGCCACGCCGGAAGACCGCCAGGTGGCCGCCGACTCGCTGCGCCTGACACGGCGCATCGTGCAGCAGCCCGCGCTGCAGAAGTACCGTCCCGAGGAGTGGCGTCCGGGCGTGCAGTACCAGACCGACGAGGAACTGGCACGGCTGGCTGGCGACATCGCAACGACGATCTTCCATCCCGTGGGCACGACCAGGATGGGCCGCGACGACGACCCGATGGCGGTGCTGGACTCGCGCCTGCGGGTGCGCGGGGTCGACGGCCTGCGCGTGGTCGACGCCGGCGCGATGCCGACGATCACCAGCGGCAACACGAACTCACCCACGCTGATGCTGGCCGAGAAGGCCGCCGAGTGGATCGTGCGCGACGCGGCTAGAAGCGCCGGCTGA
- a CDS encoding sulfite exporter TauE/SafE family protein, which produces MDLVLIAAASLLAGFVDAIVGGGGLVLVPALFATLPATHPATLLGINKSASVWGTAIATAQFSRRVDLRWGALLPAAIAAMAGSFIGAWTVTSVSPDFLRKLLPLVLVAVLAYTLARKHLGRDHAPHFEGRAEALVGAAIGLVLGFYDGFFGPGMGSFLVFLFVRLLGYDFLHASASAKLVNTASNLAALALFAFKGHVWWHYGLALAVANVAGSLLGTRLALRHGAGFVRSMFLVVVTALICKTGYDAFLR; this is translated from the coding sequence ATGGATCTGGTGTTGATCGCGGCCGCGTCGCTGCTGGCCGGTTTCGTGGACGCGATCGTGGGGGGCGGGGGCCTCGTGCTCGTGCCGGCGCTGTTCGCGACCCTGCCCGCCACGCACCCTGCCACGCTGCTGGGCATCAACAAGAGCGCGTCGGTGTGGGGCACGGCGATCGCAACGGCGCAATTCAGCCGCCGCGTCGACCTGCGCTGGGGCGCGCTGCTGCCCGCCGCGATCGCCGCGATGGCCGGCAGCTTCATCGGGGCCTGGACCGTGACCTCCGTGTCGCCCGATTTCCTGCGCAAGCTGCTGCCGCTGGTGCTCGTCGCCGTGCTCGCGTACACGCTGGCCCGCAAGCACCTGGGCCGCGACCACGCGCCGCACTTCGAAGGGCGCGCGGAAGCCCTGGTCGGCGCGGCCATCGGCCTGGTGCTCGGCTTCTACGACGGCTTCTTCGGCCCCGGCATGGGCAGCTTCCTCGTGTTCCTGTTCGTGCGCCTGCTGGGCTACGACTTCCTGCACGCGTCGGCCTCGGCCAAGCTCGTCAACACGGCCAGCAACCTCGCCGCGCTTGCGCTGTTCGCCTTCAAGGGCCACGTGTGGTGGCACTACGGGCTGGCCCTCGCGGTGGCCAACGTGGCCGGCAGCCTGCTGGGCACGCGCCTGGCGCTGCGTCACGGTGCCGGCTTCGTGCGCAGCATGTTCCTGGTGGTGGTCACCGCACTCATCTGCAAGACGGGGTACGACGCGTTCCTGCGCTGA
- a CDS encoding DUF2946 family protein: MDDIVRQAMAKWPNVPHCFGWLGLDARGQWFMRDDRAQAAGPFPQSRGSLLRHEKLVDFIQRNYERDDDGCWYFQNGPQRVYVELEAAPLVLRVDAAGVLTAHTGETLAAKAAYLDEAGRLYVETPRALGLVHTQDMHVASDLVEQGTWQPQDVLARDLPARFGYVPSPAQQKAGH; this comes from the coding sequence ATGGACGACATCGTGCGCCAGGCGATGGCCAAGTGGCCGAACGTGCCGCACTGCTTCGGCTGGCTCGGCCTGGACGCGCGCGGGCAATGGTTCATGCGCGACGACCGTGCCCAGGCCGCCGGCCCGTTCCCGCAATCGCGCGGCTCGCTGCTGCGGCACGAGAAGCTGGTCGACTTCATCCAGCGCAACTACGAGCGCGACGACGACGGCTGCTGGTATTTCCAGAACGGCCCGCAACGCGTCTACGTCGAACTGGAAGCGGCGCCGCTGGTGCTGCGCGTGGATGCAGCCGGCGTGCTGACGGCGCACACGGGAGAAACGCTGGCCGCGAAGGCCGCCTACCTGGACGAAGCGGGCCGCCTCTACGTGGAGACGCCACGCGCGCTCGGCCTGGTCCACACGCAGGACATGCACGTGGCGTCGGACCTGGTGGAGCAGGGCACCTGGCAGCCGCAGGACGTGCTGGCCCGCGACCTGCCGGCGCGCTTCGGGTACGTGCCCAGCCCCGCCCAGCAAAAAGCCGGTCATTGA
- a CDS encoding c-type cytochrome yields the protein MSDNLHEESHTGPIKTPKQLLATVFFAFVVPVAIIMGLVAYVSSEFKPAGSTETESFTLGGVTAQDIERGTTDRIRKVGTVEIRDANRPLQSGENVFKAQCTTCHTAGVAGAPKFGDAAAWAARIKTGFEALVNSALKGKGAMPPQGGGDFNDTEIARAVAYMANAGGAKFQEPAAPAAGAQQAAASAPAASAPAATAAASAPAAPAQPAAQTVAAAPAAAPAPAAAAGNGEAVYKQFCVACHAAGVANAPKFGDKAAWAPRVAQGMPALYNSALKGKGAMPPKGGSPAPDADIQAAVDYMVHAAK from the coding sequence ATGAGCGACAACTTGCACGAAGAATCCCACACCGGCCCGATCAAGACGCCCAAGCAGCTGCTGGCGACCGTGTTCTTCGCGTTCGTGGTGCCCGTCGCCATCATCATGGGCCTGGTGGCCTACGTGTCGTCCGAGTTCAAGCCGGCCGGCTCGACGGAGACCGAATCCTTCACCCTCGGCGGCGTGACGGCGCAGGACATCGAGCGCGGCACCACCGACCGCATCCGCAAGGTCGGCACCGTCGAGATCCGCGACGCCAACCGCCCGCTGCAGTCCGGCGAGAACGTCTTCAAGGCGCAGTGCACCACCTGCCACACGGCGGGCGTGGCTGGCGCGCCGAAGTTCGGCGATGCCGCAGCCTGGGCCGCGCGCATCAAGACCGGCTTCGAGGCGCTGGTGAACAGCGCGCTCAAGGGCAAGGGCGCCATGCCCCCGCAAGGCGGCGGCGACTTCAACGACACCGAGATCGCCCGCGCGGTCGCCTACATGGCCAACGCCGGCGGTGCCAAGTTCCAGGAACCGGCCGCACCGGCGGCAGGCGCCCAACAGGCCGCGGCCTCGGCTCCGGCTGCCTCCGCACCTGCTGCAACGGCCGCTGCATCCGCGCCCGCTGCTCCCGCGCAACCCGCGGCGCAGACCGTTGCTGCCGCCCCCGCCGCCGCGCCGGCTCCCGCTGCCGCTGCCGGCAACGGCGAAGCCGTCTACAAGCAGTTCTGCGTGGCGTGCCACGCCGCCGGCGTGGCCAACGCGCCCAAGTTCGGCGACAAGGCCGCGTGGGCGCCGCGTGTCGCGCAAGGCATGCCTGCCCTGTACAACTCGGCCCTCAAGGGCAAGGGCGCGATGCCTCCCAAGGGCGGCAGCCCGGCGCCCGATGCGGACATCCAGGCCGCGGTCGACTACATGGTGCACGCGGCGAAGTAA